A region of Capra hircus breed San Clemente chromosome 11, ASM170441v1, whole genome shotgun sequence DNA encodes the following proteins:
- the SPR gene encoding sepiapterin reductase: protein MEGSVGKLGGLGRTLCVLTGASRGFGRTLAQLLAPLLSPGSVLVLSARNDEALRQLEAELSAERPGLRIVRVPADLGAETGLQQLLGAVCDLPRPEGLQRVLLINNAGTLGDVSKRWVDLADPTEVNNYWTLNLTSTLCLTSSILKAFPDSPGLSRTVVNISSICALQPFKGWALYCAGKAARNMMFQVLAAEEPSVRVLSYAPGPLDTDMQQLARETSVDPDLRKSLQELKRKGELVDCKISAQKLLSLLQNDKFKSGAHIDFYDD, encoded by the exons ATGGAGGGCAGCGTCGGCAAGCTGGGCGGCCTGGGGCGCACCTTATGCGTGCTGACTGGGGCTTCCCGGGGCTTCGGACGGAcgctggcccagctcctggccccgCTGCTGTCGCCCGGCTCCGTGCTGGTCCTAAGCGCCCGCAATGACGAGGCCCTGCGGCAGCTGGAGGCCGAGCTGAGCGCCGAGCGGCCAGGTCTGCGCATCGTGCGGGTGCCCGCCGACCTGGGCGCCGAGACCGGCTTGCAGCAACTGCTCGGTGCTGTGTGCGACCTCCCCAGGCCCGAAGGCCTGCAGCGAGTGCTGCTCATCAACAATGCGG GCACTCTTGGAGATGTATCCAAACGTTGGGTGGACCTGGCTGACCCAACTGAAGTGAACAACTACTGGACTCTGAACTTGACTTCCACACTCTGCCTGACTTCCAGTATCCTGAAGGCCTTCCCGGACAGTCCTGGCCTCAGCAGGACTGTGGTTAACATCTCGTCCATCTGTGCCCTACAGCCCTTCAAGGGCTGGGCACTGTACTGCGCTGGCAAGGCTGCCCGTAACATGATGTTCCAGGTCCTGGCGGCAGAAGAGCCTAGTGTGAGGGTGCTGAGCTATGCCCCAG GTCCCCTGGACACTGACATGCAGCAGTTAGCCCGGGAGACCTCTGTGGACCCAGACTTGCGAAAAAGCCTGCAGGAGCTGAAGAGAAAGGGGGAGCTTGTGGATTGCAAGATATCAGCCCAGAAACTTCTGAGCTTGCTGCAGAATGACAAGTTCAAGTCTGGAGCCCATATTGACTTCTACGATGACTAA